The region CGTTTCAGGTCACGCGCGTGCGTGTTTCACCTGGGGCCGGGTCCCTCTTGCGTGACGACCCAGAGATTAATGTACCCACCTATACACCCTAACGTCCGTTTTCAGAGTCACACTTAGTAATGTGCGCACGTCACGGGATGTATAGGACCACGACCAGCCTAGGCCAAGCCGTCGCGCTTCCTGCCATTACAAGACCGGCAAAGGACTTGCAAGTTCTCTCGGTCATCCAAGCCACCATTGGCCTTAGGGATGATGTGATCCACAGTGAGATCACTACTGGCATGTGATGCAATGCGGTAGCCCTTGCACCAATCACCATAGACTTCTCGGTGTCGAGCCAGCAGAGCCCTGGCTACTGTTCGCCACTTAGACCCATAGCCACGTGCTGTAGCACTACCACGCCGCCTATTGTGTGCAGCAAGGTATTCCGCCTGATGGGTTTCGCAGCGCGAAGGGTTGGTAGTCAGCTTGCCGCAATCAAGGCAAGGCCGTTTCGGCATCCCTATCACCTAGAACGACGGCGTGGTTAGCCCGGTGCCACTGATCACCGAGATGGACTGGGGAATCGCGCAGGCTGGAACGAGGCGTAATTGTAGAGGCGTACGAAGACGCTCATGTTGCTGGCGTAAGTTTGGGCAAATGCCTCGGCGCGAACGTTTGACTCCCACAGCCAAAGATCTTCCTTGCGAGCCACGACGATTACATCCTGATTCGTGCCAGTTCCCTGGTTAATTGGAATCGAGGCGTCGACAAACACCGGCAAACCGAGAATGTCACCCACGTATCCCTGTGCAACCTGCTCGGCCAGGACTCCCAACGCATTCATCGGACCACCAGGGCGCGGCACCACCAGCGGGCGGTTGCTGGCGTCGAGCTTGTAGCCCTCGCCGGCCATGCCGTCGTCGGCGTGTACCACCGGGGCCGTCAGCGGCGGGTCGCCCCGGTGGTGCGCCGCGTGGACGACGCGGCTCTGTCACGCATGGATGCCCGACTCGCCCTGGGCGGCCTCGGCCTTCAGGAAGTCAGGGGCGGCCCGGGTCATGCCACCTGGGTGGTGGGGCAGGTGCGTAGGTCCTCCAGCAGGAGTGGCAGAACCGTTTCTTCGTGGACGGCATACCCGGAACCCCGCATGGAGTCCGCGAGGGCCGGATCCCAGGGGGTGGGGATGGGATCGCCGGTCAGCGGAAGGCAGGCCGCGCCGGGCAGGTGGGTGAGCGCTTGCCGGTAGTCCTCGGCGCCGAGTCGCCAGGGCTTGGCCAGGCCCAGGATCCGGGCGGCGATGGCCATCCCGGGCCAGTCGAAGTCGCCGTGATAGCGCAGGAGTGCGCCCTCGGCGGCCAGGCGCTCCAGCAGATGCCAGCCGGCGGTGGAGGGCATGCCCGCGGTGCACACCAGCGGCCCGGGCACGGGCAACTGGGCAGCGGATTGAAGGACTTGGGGGTTCTCGCAGACATGGACGACCTGTCCCGCCGCCGCCAGCGGCGCCTTCGCGGCGGGGCAGGTGAGTTCGGCCAGGGTGAGGTGGGTGACCAGGCCCATCTCGGCGCGGGCGCGGAGCATAACGGGCCACGGCATATCGCCCGGCGGCCTGAGACCGAAGACCAGCACGGTGCCAGAGACCTGGTCGGCCGTTACCCCGGCCTGCTCCCACAGACGTCTCCGCCCTGCGACGTCGGTGGGCCAGGGCAGGCGGCGGGCGGCGGCGAGGGCGCGCAGGACCAGGCCGCCGGCGAGGCGGCCATCGTCCAGCCCGTGGGCGTCGCCGGTCGTCCGTGCGGCCAGATGAGCGAGCCCCAACACACCGGACGACCCTCGATGAGGGTCGGCGGCCAGCGTGGGGGACAGGATGGCCAGGACCCGTACCGCTGCCTCAACTGCCTCGCCGCCGGCCTCGGGCCCGGCACGGGTGAGCAGCCCTTGCGCGCGGACCTGCTCCCGCCAGGTCGGCACCCACTCCAGGTGCGCGAGACCGGCGTCTTCCAGCGCGTCCTCCAACCGCGCCCACACCCCGGCCGAGGTGGTGCGGCGCTGCCGGCGTTCGGCGTTCTTGTCGGCCAGCGGACGCCCTGTCAGATCCGCGACGGTGGTGATCAGCGAGCAGCCGGCGCTGGAGGCGCGAAGTGCCGCGTCCAGGGTCGCGAGCGGCACGCGGACAGAACCGGCCCGGGTGTGGGCGCCGAGCAGACCGCCCAGGCGCCGCGCGCCCGTCTCGTCCAGGGCAAGGACCAGGGTGCCGGTGATCGCGAGGCAGTTGCGTTCCAGCCGGGCGCGGACCGCCTGCCACAGGCCGTCCAGACCGGGGTGGGCCAGGTAGCTGCGGATGGGTTCGGGAAGCCGGTGCTGTATTTGCTGCCCGGGCTTGTGCGGTTCGTTCACGTGGTGGCCTTCAGGTGGCGTTTACTGCCGTCCCAGTGGATGTGCAGGGCGACCGCGGGCCTGCCTTCGGCCCTGCGCACCTCGTACACGTCCAGGGTCGGGACCTGCGGGTAGAAGCCCCACAGGGCGTGGCCGGTCATCACGAAGTCCAGGTCGAGGCGGACCAGCAGGTCCATGAGTTCGCCGATGGTGCGATCATCGACCTTCGCGAAAGCGTCGTCGAGGAGGATCAGCCGCAGCGCGCGGTCGGTGTCGGGCAGCCCGGACAAGTAGGCGTCGGCAGCGGCGAACAAGGCGACGTAGGACACGAACCGGGTCTCGCCCTGGGAGAGCTTGGCCCGACGACTGATTTTGCGCCGCTGGCCAGGTTCGGGGCCGGTGATGACCACCTCCATGGTGTACCAGGCCCGGTAGTCGAATGCGGCGCGCAGATGGGTGGCGTATCCGCTCTCGGGGGCGGAGCTGAACCTCGCGTCGACCTCCGCGCGCAGCAACGAGATGAGCTCGTCCTGCTGGTCGGCGCGCATCACCGCCGGGTCCAGCCGCAGCAGTTCCTCGATGCGCGCCGTCGCCCCGCCCGGCTCGGCGAGCGTCCAGGTGAGCTCGACGCCGATGCCGTGGCTGGTGGAGATCGTCGACAGGGACGCGTTCATCTCCTCGACCAGGGCCTTGGCCTGGCAGATGCGCTCGCGCAGCTCTTGAGCGACGCCGTCAAGGACGAAAGCGGTGAACGCGGCCCGTTCCCGTTCGGTCAGGGCAGCGCGGCCGCGATCACGTAGCTCGGTCAGCTCGGCTTGCGTCTCACCGACCCACCGCCGCCCGCCGACATCGCACAGCTGGACGAGGTGGATCCCGTCCTCGACCCGGGAGTCGACATCGAGGATGCCGGCCAGTCCGTGGTCGAGTGCGCTCTGGGCGCGCAGCACCGCGGTCGCGTCCGCGGTGGCCGAAGGCTCCAGCAACCCGTCCAAAACCGATTCGACGAGCCGTGTGGCCGATGCCGCGGTGACCGGATCCCCGTCCGAGTCCGAGGCGACGGGTTCGGCGTCTTCGCGGCGCGCGCACGCGAGCCCCGGGTGCGCGCACCACGCGGCCAGCGCGCGCGCCTGGCTGTGCAGCGCCTCGCGGGCCGTGGCAGCTGCCGCACAGGCAGCCTCTGCCTGTGCGGCAGCCGTGGCCGCGCGCGCGGCCAGATCGGTGACCTGCCCGCCCACCACCCCAAGCTCGGCCCTGGAACGGGCGTAGGCGTGCTGGGCCTGACCCAGCGTGCGGGTGACGTCCTCGGCACGGGCCCCCAGGCTCTCGCGGACCGCCGCGAGCGCGTTCTCCTCGGCGGACCAGGTCGTCCACCGCACCTGCGTGTGCTGCTCTGCCTGCACCCGCGCACCGCGCGCGGCGGCGGCGGCCTGCTCGGCGCGGTCGTGCCGGGCCAGACGCTCACGCACCGCCCCCGCGGCCCGGTGCAGCTGCGCGGCGCTGGCCATCGCCGCGCCGGCCGCATCACGAGCGGCCAGGAGCGCGTCGTGAGTATCAGGCAGTGTGAACGCCGCGCAGGCGTCTCGGTGTGCCAGCAGCCGCGCCTGCAGCGTGCGCCGCCGCTCGTCCGCCTCTGCGGCCAGACGGGCCGCCCGGCGCCTGGCCCGCTCCGCGGTGGCGCGGGAGCGCTGCGCCTCGCGGCGCGCCGCCGCCAGGCCGGTGGAGCGCGGGGCGGTCAGCAGGCGCTGTTCCAGCAGCGACGCGGCCTGGCCGACCTCCTCGCGCTGCGTGGCCCGGTGCTCCGCGGCCAGCTCCAGCGAGTCCAGTTCGGCGGCGATCTCGGCCAGGCGCAGCTCACGGGCGGCGGCGCGGGCCGCCGCCCCGATGTGCCGGGCGACCGGCGCCCGGTAGTGGCCCTGCAGCAGCCCGTTGCCCCATGCACCGCTGCGGTCGATCCACACCACAGCGCCGGGTGTGTCCAGGGCGATCTGGTCCAGCACCGCCAGCACCCGCGCCGCCGGCACACCGCAGTCCGCCGCGGGCGCCAGAACCTGCCGGGCCGAGCGCAGCACCCGCGGACCGTCGGCCCGCACGAGCACGTTCCCGTCGTCCGCGACCACGTCCCCGTCGTCCAGCAGCGCCGCGGTCAGTAGACCGGAGGCCAGCAGAGCACCCTCCAGCCCGGCCCGGTCCGCGTCGCTGACATGCTCGGCGAACTCCAGCGCCTTCCACAGCTGCACCGCACCCGCCGGGGCGGTGGCCAGCCATGCCGGGGCCGGCGGGGGAGGGTCGATGACCTGCAGCTCCTGCGCCTCCTCCTCCAGCGCTTGCAACCGGGCCTCGCCGGCGGCCTGGGCGGCGTCCAGGAGGGCGTGGCGTGCCGCCAACCGCCTGCGTGCCGCTCGCGCCGCCCAGCTGGCCGCCGCATCCAGCCGCGTCAGCTCGTCCTCCGCCTCCTCACCGCCGCCTTCGCCGACCAACGTGCCTGGGTCGGCCAGCAGCGCCGCAACCGGGCCATCGGCCCAGTCGACCTCACCGAGGACCGCCGTCGTGGCCGCACCGCAGCTCCACATCGCCCACGCCTCGGCCAAAGCCAACGCGGCGTCGTCGCGGCGCCCCGCGGCCGCACGGGCATCCTCCTCCACCGCCACGGTCTCCTGCGCGGCCTGCTCGGCCAACGCCTCCAGCCGCTCGACGCCCGGGCGTTCCTCGTCCAACTCCCTCGCCTGCCGCCGCCTGGCCTCGGCCTGGTCCCGGCGGGTCGCCGCCGCCGTGCGCAGACTCGACGCCTGCTCGGCCAGCGCCGTAGACGATTTACTCAACTC is a window of Kitasatospora kifunensis DNA encoding:
- a CDS encoding HNH endonuclease, whose amino-acid sequence is MPKRPCLDCGKLTTNPSRCETHQAEYLAAHNRRRGSATARGYGSKWRTVARALLARHREVYGDWCKGYRIASHASSDLTVDHIIPKANGGLDDRENLQVLCRSCNGRKRDGLA
- a CDS encoding TIGR02679 family protein; protein product: MNEPHKPGQQIQHRLPEPIRSYLAHPGLDGLWQAVRARLERNCLAITGTLVLALDETGARRLGGLLGAHTRAGSVRVPLATLDAALRASSAGCSLITTVADLTGRPLADKNAERRQRRTTSAGVWARLEDALEDAGLAHLEWVPTWREQVRAQGLLTRAGPEAGGEAVEAAVRVLAILSPTLAADPHRGSSGVLGLAHLAARTTGDAHGLDDGRLAGGLVLRALAAARRLPWPTDVAGRRRLWEQAGVTADQVSGTVLVFGLRPPGDMPWPVMLRARAEMGLVTHLTLAELTCPAAKAPLAAAGQVVHVCENPQVLQSAAQLPVPGPLVCTAGMPSTAGWHLLERLAAEGALLRYHGDFDWPGMAIAARILGLAKPWRLGAEDYRQALTHLPGAACLPLTGDPIPTPWDPALADSMRGSGYAVHEETVLPLLLEDLRTCPTTQVA
- a CDS encoding TIGR02680 family protein, which translates into the protein MPVHHAQRWHLARGGILNVWYYFDQRFEMSGGRLILRGTNGSGKSRALEMLLPFVLDADRRRMDASGAGKVRLEDLMRAGAQDANVRLGYVWLELARCAPADGGGVRAAAPVWEYLTVGAAVRFSRSSGEAKAWYFMTPLRVDDGLGLMDRDRAPLSVHQLTQLVGEERITTSPEVHRERVAAQVFGLPGASGRERFSGLLQLLHTLRAPDVGNRIDEGGLPAILADALPPLAGKALAAAGEKLDGLNETRKAQERLELACRQVSAFAAVYRRYATAVMRDHAARTRRAAQEARTAGQQEQQHGQEGRELADQAAHARQRQEELNAYCEELQATIAGIKESRAYQDARELDERQGRLEALGEVADAAFGAAGAARAAEQSAAAAVDEAAVDVQRAVVAADAALEQVRTDLEGAHLHPVLPGRIAAQVERPQAVIEPVRVERMLDPAGLPRPAMLQLRPAPVELSKSSTALAEQASSLRTAAATRRDQAEARRRQARELDEERPGVERLEALAEQAAQETVAVEEDARAAAGRRDDAALALAEAWAMWSCGAATTAVLGEVDWADGPVAALLADPGTLVGEGGGEEAEDELTRLDAAASWAARAARRRLAARHALLDAAQAAGEARLQALEEEAQELQVIDPPPPAPAWLATAPAGAVQLWKALEFAEHVSDADRAGLEGALLASGLLTAALLDDGDVVADDGNVLVRADGPRVLRSARQVLAPAADCGVPAARVLAVLDQIALDTPGAVVWIDRSGAWGNGLLQGHYRAPVARHIGAAARAAARELRLAEIAAELDSLELAAEHRATQREEVGQAASLLEQRLLTAPRSTGLAAARREAQRSRATAERARRRAARLAAEADERRRTLQARLLAHRDACAAFTLPDTHDALLAARDAAGAAMASAAQLHRAAGAVRERLARHDRAEQAAAAARGARVQAEQHTQVRWTTWSAEENALAAVRESLGARAEDVTRTLGQAQHAYARSRAELGVVGGQVTDLAARAATAAAQAEAACAAAATAREALHSQARALAAWCAHPGLACARREDAEPVASDSDGDPVTAASATRLVESVLDGLLEPSATADATAVLRAQSALDHGLAGILDVDSRVEDGIHLVQLCDVGGRRWVGETQAELTELRDRGRAALTERERAAFTAFVLDGVAQELRERICQAKALVEEMNASLSTISTSHGIGVELTWTLAEPGGATARIEELLRLDPAVMRADQQDELISLLRAEVDARFSSAPESGYATHLRAAFDYRAWYTMEVVITGPEPGQRRKISRRAKLSQGETRFVSYVALFAAADAYLSGLPDTDRALRLILLDDAFAKVDDRTIGELMDLLVRLDLDFVMTGHALWGFYPQVPTLDVYEVRRAEGRPAVALHIHWDGSKRHLKATT